The following are from one region of the Arthrobacter sp. TMP15 genome:
- a CDS encoding DUF3566 domain-containing protein, whose translation MSTNKPIPRPGSAPRVGTPARPTQRPNSPTGPAKSTGAAKSTGASAAKQRPVAKPQTPPTLVKPAPKAKARRARLLVSKVDPWSVLKMAFLLSVALGIVTVVASIVLWTVLDTIGLFDTVNAFVNDIQGQEGGSPFDVLSIASLGQVASFSTIVAVVNVVLLTTLSVLSAWLYNISATLVGGIGVTLTDD comes from the coding sequence TTGAGCACCAATAAACCAATACCGCGGCCTGGTTCCGCGCCAAGGGTAGGTACTCCGGCCCGCCCAACGCAGCGCCCAAACAGCCCAACAGGGCCAGCCAAGTCAACAGGGGCAGCCAAATCAACAGGAGCATCTGCTGCAAAGCAGCGTCCTGTAGCCAAACCGCAGACGCCTCCGACATTGGTTAAGCCCGCTCCTAAGGCTAAAGCTCGCCGTGCCCGCCTTCTGGTGAGCAAGGTCGATCCCTGGTCTGTGTTGAAGATGGCATTTTTGCTCTCTGTTGCATTAGGAATCGTCACAGTTGTGGCTTCCATAGTCTTATGGACAGTCTTAGACACTATTGGTTTGTTTGACACGGTGAATGCTTTTGTCAACGACATTCAGGGTCAGGAGGGCGGTAGTCCCTTCGATGTCTTGAGTATTGCCTCCCTGGGACAGGTTGCCTCATTCTCCACTATTGTCGCCGTCGTGAATGTGGTCTTGCTAACAACACTTTCTGTTCTTTCGGCCTGGTTGTACAACATCTCTGCCACTTTGGTGGGTGGCATCGGTGTTACTTTGACCGATGACTAG
- the gnd gene encoding phosphogluconate dehydrogenase (NAD(+)-dependent, decarboxylating): MHIGLIGLGKMGFNMRARLRAAQIEVTGFDQNPELTDVASLADLVAAVPAPRLIWVMVPSGAITSSVITALSEVLEPGDLLVDGGNSRFTEDQKHGEMLAAKEIHFMDVGVSGGVWGLKNGYGLMAGGSDADIERALPVLDALRPEGERADSFVHVGEVGAGHYAKMVHNGIEYGLMQAYAEGYELLAKKEIIQDLPGTFRAWQKGTVVRSWLLDLMVKALDEDPGLESIDDYVEDSGEGRWTVEEAIANAVPAPAITAALFARFSSREDNSPAMKMVSALRNQFGGHATKPAGS, from the coding sequence GTGCATATTGGACTCATCGGACTTGGAAAAATGGGCTTCAACATGAGGGCCCGTCTTCGTGCCGCACAAATAGAGGTGACTGGGTTTGACCAGAACCCCGAACTCACTGATGTGGCTTCGTTGGCTGATTTGGTGGCTGCTGTTCCCGCTCCACGGTTGATCTGGGTAATGGTTCCTTCAGGTGCTATCACGTCCTCAGTGATTACAGCTTTATCGGAAGTGCTTGAACCCGGTGATTTGCTTGTAGATGGTGGAAACTCCAGGTTCACCGAAGATCAAAAACACGGTGAGATGCTTGCAGCCAAAGAAATTCACTTCATGGATGTTGGAGTGTCTGGTGGAGTATGGGGACTGAAAAACGGGTATGGGCTGATGGCTGGTGGATCGGATGCAGACATTGAGCGGGCCCTGCCAGTTTTGGATGCTCTTCGCCCTGAAGGTGAACGCGCTGACAGTTTTGTACACGTGGGCGAGGTAGGTGCCGGCCACTACGCAAAAATGGTTCACAATGGTATTGAATATGGATTGATGCAGGCCTATGCCGAGGGGTATGAACTACTGGCCAAGAAGGAAATAATCCAGGATCTACCAGGCACTTTTCGTGCATGGCAAAAGGGGACGGTTGTTCGCTCTTGGCTGCTTGACTTGATGGTCAAGGCATTAGATGAGGACCCCGGTTTGGAGTCCATTGACGATTACGTTGAAGATTCAGGGGAAGGGCGCTGGACTGTGGAAGAAGCCATTGCCAATGCGGTGCCGGCTCCGGCGATTACAGCAGCCCTCTTTGCCAGGTTCTCCTCCCGCGAAGATAACTCCCCAGCAATGAAAATGGTCTCGGCGTTGCGCAACCAATTTGGTGGGCATGCCACAAAACCTGCCGGTTCCTAG
- a CDS encoding DLW-39 family protein, with amino-acid sequence MKKLLILATLGFAAVFLNKKWQESKVVKTTWSKATDSVN; translated from the coding sequence GTGAAGAAGTTGCTTATATTGGCTACGCTAGGATTCGCTGCTGTTTTTCTCAACAAGAAGTGGCAGGAATCCAAAGTTGTGAAGACAACATGGAGCAAGGCAACTGATTCGGTAAATTGA
- the recF gene encoding DNA replication/repair protein RecF, translating into MYLEHLSLTDFRSYAQVDLTLTPGVTVLVGANGLGKTNLVEAIGYLSTLSSHRVSADAPLLRFGTERALVRAQLVRGEQKVMVEVEINASRANRARINRANPVRSRDILGLCRTVLFAPEDLALVKGDPGNRRRFLDDLLVVLLPKHAGTRSDYDRVLKQRNALLKSARAQHFSRAGISEVQLSTLDVWDEHLAVAAASLLAARLDLLNRLRPHMAEAYAQLTDGTKLLRALYRSSLDASEEYDGASPNTFAEPGIANSPVQVEAADFSLCTLDELVQKYREELVRSRSRELERGMSLVGPHRDELELLLGQAPARGYASHGESWSIALALRLASFHVLDEDKHVAGNQPILILDDVFAELDSQRRRKLALMVAAAEQVLVTAAVGGDIPDELSGSTIQVIPGGVAPNE; encoded by the coding sequence ATGTATCTTGAACACCTTTCCCTGACAGATTTCCGTAGCTATGCCCAAGTTGACCTGACACTCACCCCGGGTGTCACAGTGCTTGTAGGAGCTAACGGACTGGGTAAAACTAACCTTGTGGAAGCTATTGGCTATTTGTCGACGCTTTCCTCACATCGGGTGAGTGCGGATGCCCCGCTATTGCGCTTTGGAACAGAACGGGCACTAGTGAGAGCCCAACTGGTCAGGGGCGAACAAAAGGTCATGGTTGAGGTTGAGATCAATGCTTCCAGAGCTAATCGTGCCCGTATTAATCGTGCTAATCCTGTTCGCTCCCGGGATATTTTGGGGCTGTGCAGAACGGTTTTGTTTGCTCCTGAAGATTTAGCTTTAGTCAAGGGTGATCCTGGAAATCGTCGTCGGTTTTTAGACGACCTTTTGGTTGTTTTGTTACCCAAACACGCGGGTACTCGCAGCGATTACGACAGGGTTCTGAAACAGCGCAACGCTCTGCTGAAATCAGCACGAGCCCAGCATTTTTCCAGAGCAGGCATCTCGGAAGTTCAATTGTCCACTCTTGATGTTTGGGATGAGCATCTGGCTGTGGCTGCAGCTAGTTTATTGGCAGCAAGACTCGATTTACTTAATCGTCTGCGCCCCCATATGGCCGAGGCCTACGCACAGCTGACCGACGGAACCAAGCTGCTACGGGCGCTGTATCGTAGTTCTCTGGATGCGTCAGAGGAGTACGACGGCGCCTCCCCCAACACGTTTGCAGAACCTGGGATTGCTAATAGTCCCGTACAGGTAGAGGCAGCGGACTTCTCGCTGTGCACTTTGGATGAGCTTGTACAAAAGTACCGTGAGGAGCTGGTGCGGTCCAGAAGCCGCGAGTTAGAGCGGGGTATGTCTTTGGTTGGTCCCCACCGGGACGAACTGGAACTGCTTTTGGGACAGGCACCAGCTCGTGGCTATGCATCGCACGGTGAGTCTTGGTCAATTGCCCTGGCATTGAGGCTTGCCTCATTCCATGTTTTAGATGAGGACAAACATGTGGCGGGGAACCAACCAATTTTGATCCTTGATGATGTTTTTGCCGAACTGGATTCCCAACGACGTCGGAAATTGGCTTTAATGGTGGCCGCGGCTGAGCAAGTACTTGTGACAGCGGCCGTTGGTGGAGACATCCCCGACGAGTTATCGGGTTCAACGATCCAGGTCATCCCCGGCGGCGTTGCTCCCAATGAGTGA
- a CDS encoding DMT family transporter, with translation MIFLLAVVGILGVSASGPIMAATMAPALTIALWRNVLGAAVLGLPSFLRTPRKYLTLTPYERKYIVIAASALALHFACFVTSVKLTTVAAATALVCLQAAWIALFQWIRGFKPPTTVLLGLAAALAGVLVITGFDMGVSTEALQGDLLAVAGGILAAIYTLAGSKVRKSLSTSVYSSLCYSLCSVILLAMCLVFRQPLVNIPPEAWWGILAVTIAAQLFGHTIFNYLLATISPLVVSMMILVEIPGAALLAGFFLGQTLPTGTYAGLILILVGLAVVVIRQSRSGIKELPPATL, from the coding sequence GTGATCTTTCTACTGGCCGTTGTGGGTATTCTTGGTGTTTCGGCATCCGGACCGATTATGGCTGCCACCATGGCCCCAGCCCTGACAATTGCTCTATGGCGCAATGTCCTTGGGGCGGCCGTGCTGGGTTTGCCATCTTTCCTTCGAACTCCGAGGAAATATCTGACGCTGACGCCTTATGAGCGCAAGTACATAGTCATTGCTGCCTCAGCACTGGCCCTTCACTTCGCCTGCTTTGTAACGTCCGTGAAACTGACAACCGTGGCAGCTGCCACTGCCCTCGTATGCCTGCAAGCGGCATGGATCGCGCTGTTCCAGTGGATTAGGGGCTTCAAGCCTCCCACGACCGTGCTGTTGGGGCTTGCAGCGGCCCTTGCCGGGGTCCTGGTGATTACGGGTTTCGACATGGGTGTTTCAACCGAAGCGCTGCAGGGGGATCTACTGGCAGTGGCCGGCGGTATTCTTGCAGCTATCTATACTCTTGCAGGCTCAAAAGTACGCAAAAGCCTCTCAACGAGCGTGTACTCAAGTCTCTGCTACAGCCTCTGTTCGGTCATTCTGTTAGCGATGTGTTTAGTTTTCCGGCAACCGTTGGTGAACATTCCTCCGGAAGCTTGGTGGGGCATCTTGGCCGTGACAATTGCGGCGCAGCTTTTTGGACACACCATTTTCAACTACCTCCTTGCAACTATTTCGCCGCTGGTGGTGTCCATGATGATCTTGGTTGAAATTCCGGGCGCAGCACTCTTAGCAGGATTCTTCCTGGGCCAAACTCTTCCGACCGGAACGTATGCGGGCCTGATCCTGATTCTTGTCGGGTTAGCCGTTGTGGTCATCCGCCAAAGCCGTAGCGGCATCAAGGAATTGCCGCCAGCCACCCTTTAA
- a CDS encoding DciA family protein: MSDQPVGSASVDPIGQKRSAQAAAKDHDTEIDAAQAALNRMRRIAKSRGELRIPRSRLGEKSVPRSKKKPFLDVKYGGGRDPLGLGNVVSRLVSDRGWSSPLAVGSVMAHWDTLVGPEIAAHCQPESFETTTLHVRCDSTSWATQLRLLSASLLAKFDTDLGRGVVTNILVLGPAAPSWRKGFRNVKGRGPRDTYG, encoded by the coding sequence ATGAGTGATCAGCCTGTTGGTTCCGCCTCTGTTGATCCAATAGGTCAAAAGCGCAGTGCCCAAGCCGCGGCCAAGGACCATGACACCGAAATTGATGCGGCTCAGGCTGCGCTGAACCGGATGCGCCGGATTGCCAAGAGCCGGGGGGAGTTGCGAATTCCGCGCAGCAGATTGGGCGAGAAATCTGTTCCAAGGAGTAAAAAGAAACCATTTCTTGACGTCAAATATGGTGGTGGAAGAGATCCACTGGGATTAGGGAATGTGGTGAGCCGCCTAGTCTCCGACCGCGGGTGGAGCTCTCCGTTGGCGGTTGGATCAGTTATGGCCCATTGGGATACTTTGGTTGGACCGGAGATCGCAGCCCACTGTCAGCCAGAGAGTTTTGAAACTACAACTTTGCATGTCAGATGTGATTCAACCAGTTGGGCAACACAATTGCGATTACTTTCGGCGTCGCTGTTGGCCAAATTTGATACAGATTTGGGGAGGGGGGTAGTAACAAATATTTTGGTTCTTGGGCCGGCTGCCCCTAGTTGGCGTAAAGGTTTCCGAAACGTCAAAGGCCGTGGACCGCGGGACACGTACGGGTAG
- the gyrB gene encoding DNA topoisomerase (ATP-hydrolyzing) subunit B has product MTTNNPDSAVNPEPENTQPSAAAETEASSVPVKNPGHYDASDITVLEGLEAVRKRPGMYIGSTGPRGLHHLVYEVVDNSVDEALAGYCDHIEITLTADGGVKVVDNGRGIPVDIHPTEGKPTVEVVMTILHAGGKFGGSGYAVSGGLHGVGISVVNALSSRVETEIHRKGFVWRMSFADGGKPQGTLVKGEVTAETGTTQTFYPDATIFDSIDFDFETLRARFQQMAFLNKGLKITLSDERTVLTAPDEDPDLDAIPEGKDTTTGKRVVIYEYKDGLLDYVKHLNTSKKYEPVHEDVIAFETEDSSRSMAVEIAMQWTTSFSESVHTYANTINTHEGGTHEEGFRAAMTSLINRYAREKNIIKEKDDNLTGDDIREGLTAVISVKLSEPQFEGQTKTKLGNSEVKGFVQRVVTDGLGDWLERNPGPARDVIRKSIQASMARLAARKARENTRRKGLLESGGMPGKLKDCQSKDPALSEIYIVEGDSAGGSAVRGRNPTTQAILPLRGKILNVERARLDRALGNAEVQAMITAFGAGIGEDFDVTKARYHKIVLMADADVDGQHITTLLLTLLFRYMRPLIENGYVYLAQPPLYRIKWSNAPHDYVFSDKERDATLAAGAASGRRIPKDNGIQRYKGLGEMDYTELWDTTMDPAHRTLLQVTMDDAAEADQIFSILMGEDVESRRNFIQQNAKDVRFLDI; this is encoded by the coding sequence GTGACGACGAATAATCCGGATAGTGCCGTAAATCCAGAGCCGGAAAACACGCAGCCAAGCGCGGCGGCAGAAACCGAAGCATCTTCCGTGCCAGTGAAAAATCCTGGTCACTACGATGCCAGTGACATCACTGTTTTGGAAGGCTTGGAAGCCGTCCGGAAGCGTCCTGGTATGTATATTGGCTCCACAGGTCCTCGCGGCTTGCATCACTTGGTCTATGAAGTGGTCGATAACTCCGTAGATGAAGCGTTGGCTGGCTACTGTGACCACATCGAAATCACCCTGACCGCTGACGGCGGTGTAAAGGTGGTGGACAACGGCCGTGGAATTCCGGTTGATATCCACCCGACAGAGGGAAAGCCCACCGTCGAAGTTGTTATGACCATCCTGCACGCTGGCGGAAAATTTGGCGGCAGCGGTTACGCGGTTTCAGGTGGTCTGCACGGTGTTGGCATTTCCGTTGTCAATGCGCTTTCCAGCAGAGTTGAAACTGAAATCCACCGCAAAGGTTTTGTTTGGCGGATGAGTTTTGCCGACGGTGGAAAACCACAGGGCACCCTCGTCAAAGGCGAAGTGACCGCTGAGACGGGAACAACACAGACGTTTTACCCTGACGCAACCATTTTTGATTCGATAGATTTCGATTTCGAAACTCTGCGGGCACGCTTCCAGCAGATGGCCTTCTTGAATAAGGGCTTGAAGATCACGCTCTCTGACGAGCGCACTGTATTAACAGCACCGGATGAAGACCCGGATTTGGACGCCATCCCCGAGGGGAAAGACACCACCACTGGCAAACGAGTTGTCATCTACGAGTACAAAGATGGCCTGCTTGATTACGTTAAACACCTCAACACGTCAAAGAAGTATGAGCCGGTTCACGAGGACGTCATAGCCTTCGAAACTGAGGATTCAAGCCGAAGCATGGCTGTTGAAATTGCTATGCAGTGGACAACTTCCTTCTCCGAGAGTGTTCACACGTATGCAAACACCATCAACACTCATGAGGGTGGTACACACGAGGAAGGCTTCCGTGCCGCCATGACCTCATTGATCAACCGATATGCGCGTGAAAAGAACATCATCAAGGAAAAGGATGACAATCTGACAGGGGATGACATCCGTGAAGGTCTCACAGCCGTCATTTCCGTCAAGCTTTCTGAACCTCAGTTTGAGGGACAAACCAAAACTAAACTTGGTAACTCAGAAGTTAAGGGGTTTGTTCAGCGTGTTGTCACGGATGGACTTGGCGATTGGCTTGAACGCAACCCTGGTCCGGCAAGAGATGTCATTCGGAAATCGATCCAAGCTTCCATGGCGCGTTTGGCCGCTCGTAAGGCCCGTGAAAATACACGCAGGAAGGGCTTGCTTGAATCAGGCGGTATGCCCGGAAAACTAAAAGACTGCCAATCTAAAGATCCGGCGTTGTCGGAGATTTATATTGTGGAGGGTGACTCGGCCGGCGGCTCCGCCGTGCGCGGAAGAAACCCAACTACTCAGGCTATTCTTCCTCTTCGCGGGAAAATTCTAAATGTTGAACGTGCGCGCCTGGATCGCGCATTGGGAAATGCTGAAGTTCAGGCCATGATTACTGCGTTTGGTGCAGGTATTGGTGAAGACTTTGATGTAACAAAGGCCAGATATCACAAGATCGTATTGATGGCCGACGCTGACGTTGACGGACAACACATCACAACTCTGTTGTTGACTCTCCTGTTCCGCTACATGCGTCCCCTGATCGAGAACGGCTACGTGTACCTGGCACAGCCCCCCTTGTACAGGATCAAGTGGTCAAATGCACCCCACGACTATGTTTTCAGCGACAAAGAGCGGGACGCGACGTTGGCAGCAGGGGCGGCTTCTGGCCGAAGAATCCCTAAGGATAACGGGATCCAACGTTACAAGGGTCTGGGCGAAATGGACTACACGGAGCTATGGGACACCACCATGGATCCGGCACACCGCACTCTTCTCCAAGTGACTATGGATGATGCTGCAGAAGCCGACCAGATCTTTTCCATCCTCATGGGTGAAGACGTTGAATCACGACGTAACTTCATCCAACAAAATGCCAAGGATGTAAGGTTCCTCGACATCTAG
- the gyrA gene encoding DNA gyrase subunit A: MSDETPQNPEEPSADATGGEILEGNLMHDKVEQIDLQEEMKRSYLDYAMAVIVGRALPDVRDGLKPVHRRVLYAMFDGGYRPERSFNKCARVVGEVMGQYHPHGDTAIYDALVRLIQDWTMRYPLALGQGNFGSPGNDGAAAPRYTETKMAPLAMEMVRDIDEETVDFQDNYDGKNQEPTILPSRFPNLLVNGSSGIAVGMATNIPPHNLREVAEGVQWYLANPGVGREELLEALIERVKGPDFPTGAQILGRKGIEDAYRTGRGSITMRAVVNVEEIQGRTCLVVTELPYQANPDNLAIKIADLVKDGKIAGIADLRDETSGRTGQRLVVVLKRDAVAKVVLNNLYKHTQLQENFSANMLAIVDGVPRTLPLDAFIRHWVNHQMDVIVRRTRFRLRKAEEEAHIQRALLKALEALDAVIALIRRSSTTEEARDGLIGLLDIDEIQAKAILDMQLRRLAALEHQKIQDRHDVLQTMITEFNRILADPVVQRGIVSDELTDITTRYGDDRRTEIMMGYDPNMSMEDLIPEEEMVVTITRGGYVKRTRSDNYRTQHRGGKGVKGAQLRGDDVVEHFFVTTTHHWLLFFTNLGRVYRAKAYELVEAGRDAKGQHVANLLAFQPDEKIAQVMELKDYQQSPYLVLATKNGLVKKTSLEDYDTNRSAGVIAINLRDGDELVSAQLVSDTDDLLLVSRKGQSIRFTATNEALRPMGRATSGVTGMKFRNFDELLSAAVVTDESYVFIVTEGGYAKRTAVQEYRLQGRGGLGIKVAKLVEDRGDLIGALIVQEDDEVLVVMSGGKVVRSDVSEVPAKGRDTMGVIFAKPDKNDRIIGIARNSERGLVEEIEAAEAGAGETMAAPAVAVDAVIEETPQIDEVPLKRNDGTTGGTD; this comes from the coding sequence ATGAGTGACGAAACACCGCAGAACCCCGAAGAACCCAGTGCGGATGCCACGGGTGGTGAAATTCTCGAAGGAAACCTAATGCATGACAAAGTTGAGCAGATCGATCTCCAGGAGGAGATGAAGCGCTCTTATCTGGACTATGCCATGGCCGTTATTGTGGGCCGTGCGCTTCCTGACGTTCGTGATGGTCTCAAACCTGTGCACCGCCGAGTTCTCTACGCCATGTTTGATGGTGGATACCGACCTGAGCGGTCATTCAACAAATGTGCACGCGTTGTTGGTGAGGTCATGGGCCAGTATCACCCTCACGGTGACACAGCCATCTACGATGCCCTGGTACGACTAATCCAAGACTGGACCATGCGTTATCCCTTGGCACTTGGCCAGGGCAACTTTGGTTCCCCCGGTAACGATGGTGCTGCTGCACCCCGTTATACCGAGACGAAAATGGCACCGCTTGCCATGGAAATGGTCAGGGACATTGACGAAGAAACCGTCGATTTCCAAGATAACTATGATGGCAAGAACCAAGAACCCACCATTCTTCCCTCCAGGTTCCCCAACCTGTTGGTCAATGGTTCTTCAGGCATTGCTGTGGGTATGGCAACAAATATCCCGCCACACAATCTGCGTGAAGTTGCCGAAGGTGTCCAGTGGTACCTGGCCAACCCGGGAGTGGGACGTGAAGAACTTCTTGAAGCTCTTATCGAACGCGTCAAGGGACCTGATTTCCCCACTGGGGCACAGATTCTGGGACGCAAGGGTATTGAAGATGCCTACCGCACTGGCCGAGGCTCCATCACGATGCGTGCTGTGGTCAATGTTGAAGAAATTCAGGGACGCACGTGCTTAGTTGTTACTGAGTTGCCTTACCAAGCGAATCCCGACAACCTTGCCATTAAGATTGCCGACCTTGTCAAGGACGGCAAAATTGCGGGTATCGCGGACCTTCGTGATGAGACTTCCGGGCGCACAGGCCAGCGTCTCGTTGTTGTACTTAAGCGTGATGCAGTTGCCAAGGTTGTCCTAAACAATTTGTACAAACATACGCAGTTGCAGGAGAACTTTAGCGCCAACATGTTGGCAATTGTTGACGGTGTTCCTCGCACTCTGCCACTGGATGCCTTCATTCGTCACTGGGTTAACCACCAGATGGATGTGATTGTTCGGCGCACACGGTTCCGGTTACGCAAGGCCGAGGAAGAAGCACACATACAGCGTGCACTTCTGAAGGCTTTGGAAGCACTCGATGCTGTCATCGCCCTTATCAGGCGCTCAAGTACCACCGAGGAAGCCCGTGACGGCTTGATCGGGTTGCTAGATATTGATGAAATCCAGGCCAAAGCTATTCTGGATATGCAGTTGCGCCGGTTGGCCGCACTGGAACACCAGAAGATCCAAGATCGTCATGACGTACTCCAAACCATGATTACCGAGTTCAACCGGATTTTGGCTGACCCAGTGGTGCAACGCGGGATTGTCAGTGATGAATTGACAGACATCACTACCCGCTACGGTGATGATCGCAGAACCGAGATCATGATGGGCTACGACCCTAACATGAGCATGGAAGACCTGATCCCCGAAGAAGAAATGGTAGTAACCATCACCCGCGGCGGCTACGTCAAGCGTACGCGCAGCGATAATTACCGTACCCAGCATCGTGGGGGTAAGGGTGTCAAGGGTGCACAGTTGCGTGGAGACGACGTTGTGGAGCACTTCTTCGTGACAACCACGCATCATTGGCTGTTATTTTTCACAAACCTTGGTCGCGTTTACAGAGCTAAAGCCTACGAGCTTGTTGAAGCTGGCCGTGATGCCAAGGGTCAGCATGTGGCGAACCTTTTGGCGTTCCAACCGGATGAAAAGATCGCCCAGGTTATGGAGCTCAAGGATTATCAGCAGTCTCCATACCTAGTTCTTGCAACGAAGAATGGTTTGGTTAAGAAGACCTCGCTAGAGGACTACGACACCAATCGTTCCGCCGGTGTCATTGCCATCAACCTACGTGACGGCGATGAACTTGTCTCGGCGCAATTGGTCTCCGATACCGACGACCTCTTGTTGGTATCCCGCAAGGGACAGTCCATCCGTTTTACCGCAACGAACGAGGCACTGCGTCCGATGGGGCGCGCAACCTCTGGTGTAACGGGAATGAAGTTCCGTAACTTCGATGAGTTGCTTTCAGCAGCAGTAGTTACGGATGAATCTTATGTGTTTATTGTCACGGAGGGCGGATACGCGAAGCGCACGGCCGTTCAGGAATATCGATTGCAGGGCCGCGGCGGTTTAGGAATCAAGGTCGCCAAGCTGGTTGAAGACCGCGGAGACCTCATTGGGGCTTTGATTGTTCAGGAAGATGATGAGGTTTTGGTGGTAATGAGCGGCGGTAAAGTCGTCCGTTCAGACGTGTCCGAGGTTCCGGCCAAGGGACGTGACACCATGGGTGTTATTTTTGCCAAGCCCGACAAGAATGACCGCATTATAGGCATTGCCCGCAATAGCGAGCGGGGCCTTGTTGAAGAAATTGAAGCTGCTGAAGCAGGGGCTGGCGAGACCATGGCAGCCCCTGCGGTAGCAGTTGATGCCGTGATTGAGGAAACCCCACAGATTGATGAAGTACCGTTAAAGCGTAATGACGGAACAACTGGAGGTACCGATTGA